Genomic window (Gemmatimonadota bacterium):
GATCGCGCCGACCGCCACCCGCATGGTCGTCTCCCGGGCGCTGGCCCGCTCCAGGATGTCCCGCAGGTCGCGGCGGTCGTATTTCAGTCCGCCCGCCAGGTCGGCATGTCCCGGCCGGGGCCGTGTCACCTGGCGCCTTACCGGTCCATCGGCCTCCTCGATCGACATCACGTCCGTCCAGTTCTTCCAGTCCTGGTTCTGCACTACCAGGGAAACCGGGCCGCCCATGGTCTTTCCGTGGCGCACGCCGCCCCGGATTTCGATCGTATCGGTCTCGATCTGCATTCTGCGGCCCCGCCCATATCCGCCCTGGCGCCGTTTCAGGTCGCGGTTGATCTCGTCCGCCGCGACCGGAACCCCCGCGGGCAGTCCTTCGAGGATCGCGGATATTGCCGGTCCGTGAGATTCTCCTGCGGTCAGGTATCGTAACATGCCGTCTCCAGATTTCGGGGTTCCCGGTCCGATCAGCGCCGGACCGTCACGCTTTTCAACGCCGCCGGCCGGTGTATCCGGGTGGGCGGCCTCTGGGCCTCCGCTCTATCGTTATACCGGTTGCCCCGTATGACCGGTTTCTTCCCGGCCTGCCCGGCACAGCAACTGATCTTCCAGGGCGCTTCTCATCACCTCGACCGGCGCCGGCCGGCCAGTCCAGATTTCAAAGGACGCCGCACCCTGAAACAGCAGCATATCGATACCGTTCGACGCCCCCGCGCCCCGGGACCGGGCGCACCGGATCAACGCGGTTTCCTCCTGGTCGTAACGCGTGTCGTAGACGAACTGGTCCGCTTTGAACCAGTCCCCATCCAGGGTCAGGTCCGTGGGGATCGCGTTGATGACCAGGTCGGCGTTCCCGAGCGCCGGACCCAGTTCGTGCGACGACAGGGAGACCACCGAAGCGTCTCCCAGTTGTGCGGTGTCACGGGCCCGTGACGCGTTGCGCGCGGCTATGGCAATCGAACCGGCGCCCGCCTGCTTCGCCAGATCGCAGGCCGCGCGGGCCGCACCGCCCGCGCCCAGGATCAGCACCTTCGAATCCCTGATGTCGATCCCCTTGTCCTCAAGCGCCCGCAGCATTCCGGCGCCGTCCGTCGAAGCGCCGGCGAGCCGGCCCGAACGATTGACGATGGTATTGACCGAACCGATCCTCCGGGCCTCGTCGGACACCTCGTCCAGGAAGGGCAGCACGTCGGTCTTGAGCGGCTTGGTCACGTTGACGCCCGCCAGCCCGAGTCCCCGGATCCCGTCCACCGCCTGCCGAACGGCGGTCGCCGCGATTTCGAAGGTTACATACACGTAGTCCAGTCCGCAATGCCGAAAGGCGGCGTTGTGCATGGCCGGCGAAAGGGTGTACCCGATGCCCCTGCCGCATACGCCTACCACGCGGGTCGAACCGGAAATAGCAAGCCCGGGGGGGCTGGCTTCGTTTCGCGTGATCATGTCGCGCCCCTCGCGGCCTCCACAAAGGCCCGGATCTTTCCGTGGTCCTTGAGGCCCGGTTCCCGTTCCACGCCGCTTCCCGTGTCCACGGCGTAGGGCCGCACGCTCCGCACGGCATCCGCCACGTTCCGCGGATTCAGTCCGCCGCTCAGTATGATGCGGTGGGGACTGCCTTCCACGAGGCGCCAGTCGAATGGAACGCCCGTACCGCCGTACCGGTCTTCGGCGAAAGTATCGAGCAACACCGCGCCGACGGCATAGGCCGCGGCATCGGACTTCCAGGATTCGTCCCTGACGCGAAGGGCCTTGATGACGGGACGGTCCAGTTTGCTGCAAAAGCCCGGCGATTCGTCGCCATGAAGCTGTGCGACCTGGACGCCCGTGTACCCGCAGACTTCGTCAACCTCGTCGACCGTCGCGTTCACGAGTACGCCTACCGGGACGACGAAAGGCGGCAGGCCGTCCACGATTGCCGCGGCCCGCTCCGGCTCCACGTATCGGGGGCTGCCTGCGTAGAAAATGAATCCCAGGGCGTCCGCGCCCGCATCGACCGCTGTGGCGGCGTCCGCTTCGTTCGTGATGCCGCAAATCTTGATCTTGACCGTGTTCATAGTTCTATCCGCAGAGAGATCACTCAGGCCCCGCGTCCTGTTCGCGCAGGCAC
Coding sequences:
- the aroE gene encoding shikimate dehydrogenase, whose amino-acid sequence is MITRNEASPPGLAISGSTRVVGVCGRGIGYTLSPAMHNAAFRHCGLDYVYVTFEIAATAVRQAVDGIRGLGLAGVNVTKPLKTDVLPFLDEVSDEARRIGSVNTIVNRSGRLAGASTDGAGMLRALEDKGIDIRDSKVLILGAGGAARAACDLAKQAGAGSIAIAARNASRARDTAQLGDASVVSLSSHELGPALGNADLVINAIPTDLTLDGDWFKADQFVYDTRYDQEETALIRCARSRGAGASNGIDMLLFQGAASFEIWTGRPAPVEVMRSALEDQLLCRAGREETGHTGQPV
- a CDS encoding phosphoribosylanthranilate isomerase; protein product: MNTVKIKICGITNEADAATAVDAGADALGFIFYAGSPRYVEPERAAAIVDGLPPFVVPVGVLVNATVDEVDEVCGYTGVQVAQLHGDESPGFCSKLDRPVIKALRVRDESWKSDAAAYAVGAVLLDTFAEDRYGGTGVPFDWRLVEGSPHRIILSGGLNPRNVADAVRSVRPYAVDTGSGVEREPGLKDHGKIRAFVEAARGAT